The Bacteroidales bacterium region TGAACATGATTTCATTGAGGCAACCAAGCTCAAACTCTTCGGGGATCTGGCAACGGCAGCCAGCCAGTTGACGCGTTGTACGGAAGTAAATCCTTATGATGCGGCAGCATATTTCCAGTTATCAGAGATATATACCATGATCGATGACCGGGTAAATGCTTTAAAAAATGCCCGTTTATCCGTTGCATACGACACCGGGAATGTCTGGTATAAAATGCAACTGGCCAACCTTTATATATTGGCCGAAGATATGGACAGTGCTATCAATGTATTTCGGGATATAACGGATATGGAACCGGATAATGTCGATTTACAATTTAATCTCGCATTGTTGTATTCGGAGGCCGGACATAATAAAAAGGCGCTCAAAGAATTGAAAAAAATCGAAAAATCATACGGATTTACCGAAGATGTGGCTATTGCATATTATCAGGTCTATTCAAAGAAAGAAGATGTAAAAGCAACGGAAAAATTATTGCTGAAAGGTATTGATAAGTATCCTGATGACCTACGTTTTTACGGCTTGCTGGCCGAATTGTACAGCTCTGTCGGAAAAGAAAAGGAAGCACAGGAAAATTATAAGAAGTTACTGGATGTAGACCCTGAAAATGCTTTGGGATATATCTCCATGATTGAATTTTACAAGGACTATGGGAATGATGATAAAGTGATCGAGGAAATGCGCCGGATGTATGGTTTGAAGACCATTGATCCGGATTTAAAGGTGGAGTTATTCCTATCGTTGACAATGATGGATACGGTTTTTGCCAATAAATATTCCCGGGAACTGGATGATATGGTTGAAGGACTTTTTAATAGGTATCCCGATAATTTCAGGGTCCGTATGATCAATGCCGATCGTAATCTGAGAAAGAAGGATTTTCAGGCAGCCAAGGATGACCTGTTGTTTATTACCGATCGTATCCCTACCAATGTCTTTTTATGGGAACAATTGTTGTTCCTGCTTAATTTACTTCAGGACAATGAAATGATGTTTGAAGCATCCGCCAAAGCCCTGAAGTATTTTGAAAACAATTATTTATTCAATTTTTTTCATGGATTATCCGCTTCTATGCTTAAAAAATTCGATGATGCCATCGGTTCTTATAATCAGGCACTG contains the following coding sequences:
- a CDS encoding tetratricopeptide repeat protein, translating into MFILKLRTFSFPSGCTRSLWMLGIISWLIFSCSVSRVTAQKNIPSKNPVEFTEEERLDYEHDFIEATKLKLFGDLATAASQLTRCTEVNPYDAAAYFQLSEIYTMIDDRVNALKNARLSVAYDTGNVWYKMQLANLYILAEDMDSAINVFRDITDMEPDNVDLQFNLALLYSEAGHNKKALKELKKIEKSYGFTEDVAIAYYQVYSKKEDVKATEKLLLKGIDKYPDDLRFYGLLAELYSSVGKEKEAQENYKKLLDVDPENALGYISMIEFYKDYGNDDKVIEEMRRMYGLKTIDPDLKVELFLSLTMMDTVFANKYSRELDDMVEGLFNRYPDNFRVRMINADRNLRKKDFQAAKDDLLFITDRIPTNVFLWEQLLFLLNLLQDNEMMFEASAKALKYFENNYLFNFFHGLSASMLKKFDDAIGSYNQALENLKKEKEPDKAIELQIYVLLGEAYNEQKNYAKSDEVFEKALIMAPNNPLVLNNYSYYLSLREEKLDLAEKYIKKCIALEPNSST